The Desulfovibrio sp. G11 region GGGCGCGAACCGGCGCGCCCGGAAGGCAGGTGGCCTGTGCGCCTGCTGCCCGACATCCCGGACAGGAGGCATTGTGACAAATCGCGATGTTGCCCGGTCCTGCGGCGAAAAACCCGCCGTATCCACCGGGCAGGCGGCCTTGCCGCAAGGGCTTGCCCGGCTGCTGGCTGATCTGCCGGCGCTGGCCGTAGCCTTTTCCGGCGGTATTGACAGCCGTTTTCTTTGTCATGCCGCCTTGCTGTGTGGCTGTGACGTGCTGGCCGTGCACGCGCGCGGCCCGCATGTTCCGGCAGAAGAGAGCGACTCGGCGCAGGTATGGGCGCGGGCGCGCGGTCTGCCTCTGCTGGTGGTGGATTTTGATCCGTTGTCCCTGCCGGAAGTGGCCGTCAACAGCCGCCAACGGTGCTACGCCTGCAAGCAGGGGCTGCTGAAGGCTATTGCAGGTGCTCTGGCCCACACCGGAAAGATGGCCGGCAATGCGCCTGCGGGTAAGGACCCCCACGGTACGCGCCTGCTGTGTGACGGCAGCAATGCCGATGACCTCACAGCCTTTCGTCCCGGCCTGCGCGCCCTGAAAGAGGCGGGAATCATATCACCGCTGGCGGAGGCGGGCATGGGCAAAGAGGCCATACGGGCTGCGGCCCGTGCTGCGGGGCTGGATAATCCGGATCAGTGCGCCCGCCCCTGCCTGTTGACCCGTCTTGCCTATGGGCTTGCGCCGCAAAAGGATGTTCTGCGCCGTATTGCCGCCGTTGAAAGCAGCCTTGCGGCCCTGCGCGGCGGCGGGGATGTGGGCGGTATTGCTCCCGGGCCTGTGGCGGGCTGCGCTCTGGGTGATTTTCGCCTGCGTCTCGTCCCGCAGCCGGTTTTGCAGGCACAGTTTCTGCCCGAAGCCCTTGCGGCGTCCGTGCGACGCATCCTGGAAGCGCACGGTTTTATGGACTGTGAGCTGCTGGTCGGGCAGGGTGTAAGTGGTTTTTTTGACAGACCGCCCGTGCAGCCCTGAGCGGAGTCGGCCTGCCCGCGTGACGCAGCCGATGCGCCCGGCATGCTTTTCCGCCCTGCACACCGCGTTGCGCCTTCACGCAGGGCTGGACTTTGCACTTAAAAGGGCCTATGAATACCCACTTATATCAATGGGGCTTACCCCGGAGGACATTATGGCTCACAAGAAAATCGAACGTAAGAAAGAACTGGACCGTCGCCGTCATCGTCGTGCGGAGCGCCTGAAGCAGCGCGTGCGTGAAGCCAAGGCTGCTGCCAAGGCGTAACTGTTTCTGGATAACCGCCTGCCGCAAAACGTGTTTCGTTCAGCGGGATCAGGGAAAAGGCTGGGAGCGCCATCGCAGGTGTTTTGCCGGGACTTTTCTGGTATCCCGAAAAAAACAGCGTCTTTTGCGGGCGCTACTTATTTAGCAACAGCGCACCGGTTTTTCAGGCCCCTGGGCCTGCCGGGGACTGCCCATGCAGTCCTCTTGCACCGTAGGCAAGTTGAGACTGGCCGGGACTGTTCCCGGCGGTCTTTTCGCATGCGCATTGCCTGAATGCCTGCGCGGCATGTCTTCAGCCTGTTGCTCCGGGCCTGCCCGTATTGCCCGGCGGGACTTCTGCCGTGCCGGTAGTCCGGGGTTTTCAGTAAAGGTGCTTTTCGCCATATGGGCATTTTTGTTGCAGA contains the following coding sequences:
- a CDS encoding PP-loop family protein, yielding MGEIFPEDGLDPGRASMQLLPTRRGVCQILGANRRARKAGGLCACCPTSRTGGIVTNRDVARSCGEKPAVSTGQAALPQGLARLLADLPALAVAFSGGIDSRFLCHAALLCGCDVLAVHARGPHVPAEESDSAQVWARARGLPLLVVDFDPLSLPEVAVNSRQRCYACKQGLLKAIAGALAHTGKMAGNAPAGKDPHGTRLLCDGSNADDLTAFRPGLRALKEAGIISPLAEAGMGKEAIRAAARAAGLDNPDQCARPCLLTRLAYGLAPQKDVLRRIAAVESSLAALRGGGDVGGIAPGPVAGCALGDFRLRLVPQPVLQAQFLPEALAASVRRILEAHGFMDCELLVGQGVSGFFDRPPVQP